In one Musa acuminata AAA Group cultivar baxijiao chromosome BXJ2-5, Cavendish_Baxijiao_AAA, whole genome shotgun sequence genomic region, the following are encoded:
- the LOC135612472 gene encoding uncharacterized protein LOC135612472 isoform X2, producing MGPCLSRPDGCVGGQRSSAEGTRRRRRRRTIRRRAAARKVMETIDEAQADQAPYSNPAFRGSTEEAWFDTFSAVASDEEDFRSVQDDAFSINSFEGEDILSPSSFRDGSIGASHPNASSISSIDRQQKGRKLGEQSPKNSENTAKAFVSLEDLSIMPADANAGGHDGGILNNCGILPNNCLPCLVAPVSTAEKRKALCSSPPNSAKKTSLKLSFKWKSGEAHSTSTLFSTRPFLEKPLAGSQVPFCLLEKKILDSWSHIEPSTFKVRGPHYFRDKKKDFAPNNAAYCPFGVDVYLCQQKINHIARFVELPNLSSSGRLPPILVVNIQVPLYPATIFQSETDGEGMSFVLYFRLSEDYSKELPSHFLENIRRIIDDEEERVKSFPMDTFVPFRERLKILVHAANLEDLHLSTAERKLINTYNERPVLSRPQHDFYSGNNYFEIDLDIHRFSYIARKGFEAFLDRLKFCVLDFGLTIQGNKPEDLPEHILCCVRLNNIDYTSYLQLAVNSHLAQ from the exons ATGGGGCCGTGCCTCTCGAGACCGGATGGGTGCGTCGGAGGGCAGCGGAGCTCGGCGGAAGGGACgcggcgaaggaggaggaggaggacgatcaGGCGGCGTGCGGCGGCACGGAAGGTGATGGAGACGATCGATGAGGCCCAGGCCGATCAGGCGCCCTACAGCAACCCCGCGTTCCGAG GGAGTACCGAGGAAGCATGGTTCGACACATTCTCTGCGGTTGCATCAGATGAGGAGGATTTTAGGAGCGTTCAGGATG ATGCTTTCTCCATAAACAGTTTTGAAGGCGAAGACATATTGAGCCCTTCATCTTTCAGGGATGGCAGCATAGGAGCAAGCCACCCGAATGCTTCCTCCATTTCTTCTATTGATCGACAGCAGAAGGGACGAAAATTAGGGGAGCAGTCTCCAAAGAACTCGGAGAATACTGCGAAAGCCTTTGTGAGTCTTGAGGATTTGTCAATCATGCCTGCGGATGCGAATGCTGGTGGGCATGATGGAGGTATATTGAACAATTGCGGGATCCTGCCAAACAACTGCTTACCATGCCTCGTTGCCCCTGTATCGACCGCTGAAAAGAGAAAAGCTTTATGCTCAAGTCCACCAAACTCAGCCAAAAAGACATCCTTGAAGCTTTCCTTCAAGTGGAAGTCAGGGGAAGCACATTCCACATCTACATTAT TTTctacaaggccctttcttgaaaagCCACTAGCAGGTTCTCAAGTTCCTTTCTGCCTGCTAGAGAAGAAAATTCTTGATAGCTGGTCACATATAGAGCCCAGCACATTCAAAGTACGGGGGCCACATTACTTTAG GGACAAGAAGAAAGATTTTGCTCCAAATAATGCAGCATACTGTCCATTTGGTGTCGATGTCTACCTGTGCCAGCAAAAAATTAATCACATTGCTCGATTTGTGGAACTCCCCAATTTGAGTTCATCTGGCAGGCTCCCACCTATTCTTGTAGTTAATATTCAG GTTCCACTGTATCCTGCTACTATTTTCCAGAGTGAAACTGATGGTGAAGGAATGAGCTTTGTTTTATATTTTAGGCTTTCTGAAGATTACTCAAAGGAACTTCCATCTCATTTCTTGGAGAATATTAGG AGGAtaattgatgatgaggaagaaaggGTCAAAAGTTTTCCTATGGACACATTTGTTCCCTTCAGAGAAAGGCTAAAAATCCTCGTCCATGCAGCAAATTTGGAGGATCTTCATTTAAGCACTGCTGAGAGGAAGCTTATAAATACGTACAATGAGAGGCCTGTTCTTTCTCGTCCACAACATGATTTCTATTCG GGCAATAACTACTTTGAGATTGATTTGGATATACATCGATTTAGTTACATCGCGAGGAAAGGATTTGAAGCATTTCTTGACAGGCTGAAGTTTTGTGTATTGGACTTTGGCCTAACAATACAG GGGAACAAGCCTGAAGACTTGCCAGAGCATATCTTGTGCTGTGTGCGGCTGAATAATATCGACTACACCAGTTACCTTCAACTTGCAGTTAACTCACATCTGGCACAATGA
- the LOC135612472 gene encoding uncharacterized protein LOC135612472 isoform X1, which yields MGPCLSRPDGCVGGQRSSAEGTRRRRRRRTIRRRAAARKVMETIDEAQADQAPYSNPAFRAMISTGSTEEAWFDTFSAVASDEEDFRSVQDDAFSINSFEGEDILSPSSFRDGSIGASHPNASSISSIDRQQKGRKLGEQSPKNSENTAKAFVSLEDLSIMPADANAGGHDGGILNNCGILPNNCLPCLVAPVSTAEKRKALCSSPPNSAKKTSLKLSFKWKSGEAHSTSTLFSTRPFLEKPLAGSQVPFCLLEKKILDSWSHIEPSTFKVRGPHYFRDKKKDFAPNNAAYCPFGVDVYLCQQKINHIARFVELPNLSSSGRLPPILVVNIQVPLYPATIFQSETDGEGMSFVLYFRLSEDYSKELPSHFLENIRRIIDDEEERVKSFPMDTFVPFRERLKILVHAANLEDLHLSTAERKLINTYNERPVLSRPQHDFYSGNNYFEIDLDIHRFSYIARKGFEAFLDRLKFCVLDFGLTIQGNKPEDLPEHILCCVRLNNIDYTSYLQLAVNSHLAQ from the exons ATGGGGCCGTGCCTCTCGAGACCGGATGGGTGCGTCGGAGGGCAGCGGAGCTCGGCGGAAGGGACgcggcgaaggaggaggaggaggacgatcaGGCGGCGTGCGGCGGCACGGAAGGTGATGGAGACGATCGATGAGGCCCAGGCCGATCAGGCGCCCTACAGCAACCCCGCGTTCCGAG CTATGATATCGACAGGGAGTACCGAGGAAGCATGGTTCGACACATTCTCTGCGGTTGCATCAGATGAGGAGGATTTTAGGAGCGTTCAGGATG ATGCTTTCTCCATAAACAGTTTTGAAGGCGAAGACATATTGAGCCCTTCATCTTTCAGGGATGGCAGCATAGGAGCAAGCCACCCGAATGCTTCCTCCATTTCTTCTATTGATCGACAGCAGAAGGGACGAAAATTAGGGGAGCAGTCTCCAAAGAACTCGGAGAATACTGCGAAAGCCTTTGTGAGTCTTGAGGATTTGTCAATCATGCCTGCGGATGCGAATGCTGGTGGGCATGATGGAGGTATATTGAACAATTGCGGGATCCTGCCAAACAACTGCTTACCATGCCTCGTTGCCCCTGTATCGACCGCTGAAAAGAGAAAAGCTTTATGCTCAAGTCCACCAAACTCAGCCAAAAAGACATCCTTGAAGCTTTCCTTCAAGTGGAAGTCAGGGGAAGCACATTCCACATCTACATTAT TTTctacaaggccctttcttgaaaagCCACTAGCAGGTTCTCAAGTTCCTTTCTGCCTGCTAGAGAAGAAAATTCTTGATAGCTGGTCACATATAGAGCCCAGCACATTCAAAGTACGGGGGCCACATTACTTTAG GGACAAGAAGAAAGATTTTGCTCCAAATAATGCAGCATACTGTCCATTTGGTGTCGATGTCTACCTGTGCCAGCAAAAAATTAATCACATTGCTCGATTTGTGGAACTCCCCAATTTGAGTTCATCTGGCAGGCTCCCACCTATTCTTGTAGTTAATATTCAG GTTCCACTGTATCCTGCTACTATTTTCCAGAGTGAAACTGATGGTGAAGGAATGAGCTTTGTTTTATATTTTAGGCTTTCTGAAGATTACTCAAAGGAACTTCCATCTCATTTCTTGGAGAATATTAGG AGGAtaattgatgatgaggaagaaaggGTCAAAAGTTTTCCTATGGACACATTTGTTCCCTTCAGAGAAAGGCTAAAAATCCTCGTCCATGCAGCAAATTTGGAGGATCTTCATTTAAGCACTGCTGAGAGGAAGCTTATAAATACGTACAATGAGAGGCCTGTTCTTTCTCGTCCACAACATGATTTCTATTCG GGCAATAACTACTTTGAGATTGATTTGGATATACATCGATTTAGTTACATCGCGAGGAAAGGATTTGAAGCATTTCTTGACAGGCTGAAGTTTTGTGTATTGGACTTTGGCCTAACAATACAG GGGAACAAGCCTGAAGACTTGCCAGAGCATATCTTGTGCTGTGTGCGGCTGAATAATATCGACTACACCAGTTACCTTCAACTTGCAGTTAACTCACATCTGGCACAATGA
- the LOC135612471 gene encoding uncharacterized protein LOC135612471 has translation MVHHSVGDESSSEAQYAGPLGRLATLSYGAGHMLNDITSACWFTYLLLFLTDIGLSPRDAAIVMLSGQVADGFTTIFVGELIDRFGHFKLWHAGGSFLVAVSFSSVFGSCLPCKVMGSNSLTLQTIGYSTFAAIFNVGWAVTQVSHMSMVNCITLNPTSRVALASCRNAFTMVANLSLYAVALCVFSLYSSKDTVDIKIQYRWIAYLSIFMGCCFVVLFLVGTKEPQLKLQIQCKNVSSISWTHWFKKILYYQVALVYTLTRLVTNVSQALLVFFVTNELGMGQSSKALVPAIIYICSFLVSVILQEIRWSGWRLKAFFNAGAILWMFSGAGVSVLPDSMHNLMYILSIAIGAANALMTVTGISMESMLVGENLNGCAFVYGSLSFVDKLSCGLALYVLESYQGSPDVMGNLGSNVSHSVNRYGLGVIPATCAFLSAVITYTMKLPDTTSSSNLVEPLLA, from the exons ATGGTTCATCATTCAGTCGGTGATGAGTCATCATCAGAAGCACAATATGCTGGGCCTTTAGGAAGATTAGCCACACTATCATATGGTGCTGGACACATGCTAAATGATATCACATCGGCATGTTGGTTCACTTATCTTTTGTTGTTCCTGACAGATATAGGACTAAGTCCAAG GGATGCGGCGATTGTCATGCTCTCTGGCCAAGTTGCTGATGGCTTCACTACAATCTTTGTTGGGGAGCTG ATAGATCGGTTTGGGCACTTCAAACTATGGCATGCTGGAGGGTCTTTTCTGGTTGCTGTCTCTTTTTCATCTGTTTTTGGTAGCTGCCTTCCTTGTAAAGTCATGGGCAGCAACTCGCTTACGTTGCAAACTATTGGCTACAGCACATTTGCTGCAATTTTTAATGTGGGTTGGGCTGTTACCCAAGTTTCTCACAT GTCAATGGTGAATTGCATCACTCTTAATCCAACAAGCAGAGTCGCACTTGCAAGTTGTCGTAATGCCTTCACAATG GTAGCCAATCTTAGTCTCTATGCAGTTGCTTTATGTGTGTTCAGTCTTTATAGTTCCAAGGACACTGTGGATATCAAGATTCAG TACCGCTGGATTGCTTACCTGTCCATTTTCATGGGGTGCTGCTTTGTGGTCCTGTTCCTTGTTGGTACCAAAGAACCGCA GTTGAAGCTGCAAATTCAGTGTAAAAACGTTTCCAGTATCTCATGGACCCACTGGTTCAAAAAAATACTCTACTATCAAGTTGCTCTTGTTTATACACTTACCCGGCTGGTGACAAATGTTTCACAG GCACTGCTTGTATTTTTTGTCACTAATGAATTGGGCATGGGCCAATCGTCAAAGGCTTTG GTGCCTGCCATTATATATATTTGCAGCTTCCTGGTGTCTGTTATTCTGCAG GAGATTAGATGGTCTGGGTGGCGCCTTAAGGCCTTCTTTAATGCTGGAGCCATTCTTTGGATGTTTTCTGGTGCAGGAGTATCTGTTCTTCCAGACAGCATGCACAATCTTATGTACATTCTCTCAATAGCAATTGGTGCTGCTAATGCTTTGATGACG GTGACTGGAATTAGCATGGAAAGCATGCTGGTTGGAGAAAACCTAAACGGATGTGCTTTCGTGTATGGATCACTAAGTTTTGTTGATAAATTATCATGCGGCCTCGCTTTGTATGTTCTCGAGTCATATCAAG GTTCACCTGATGTCATGGGGAACCTTGGCAGTAATGTCAGTCATTCAGTAAACAGATATGGTCTGGGAGTGATTCCTGCAACCTGTGCATTTCTTTCTGCTGTCATCACATACACCATGAAACTTCCAGATACCACCAGTTCAAGCAATCTGGTAGAACCCCTTCTTGCATGA